CTGCCCGGACCGCAATCGGATTCCCCGGAAAATTCAGCAGGATGAAGGTCGCTTTCGCCCAAATCTCTTCCGGAATGCTGTCCAGATCCGGCACGAATCCAAACTCCTCCTTCAGTGGAAGATACCATGGTGTTACGCCTGCAATCGCAAGCGCTCCCGCATAAATCGGATACCCCGGATTCGGCACAATGGCCACATCCCCCGGATTACATATGGCCTGAGCCAGATGCGACAGTCCATCCTGGGAGCCCATCAAAGCCAGGATTTCGGTATCCGGATTAACATTTACGCCAAATCGATGCTGCATCCAAGCCGCCGACTGCTCCCGGAACTCCATGGTTCCTCTTGTGCCTGGATATGTATAATTATCTGCTTTCAGCGCTTCTTGGCTCAGCACCCCACGGATATCCTCGGAAGGGCCACGGTCAGGGCTGCCGATGCTTAAGTCGATAATATGTCTTCCTGCTTGAAAAGCCTCTTGTTTCCACTCGCTGACCTCGGCAAATATGGAAGAACCGATCTGCGATAGTTTGTCCGCACGCCATGAGCGTTTGGAAGTTTGATTCGGCAAGATATCCACCCACTCCACTTTTTTTTCCTACATTATAGCATGAAGGTGGAGGAGCATCTCTGTGAAATCCTCATTTCAGGCTTGACTTGAAAAGCCTTTCATAACGTAAGATCGAAGCATACAAAAAGAGAAATCAGGAGAAGAGACAACCATGACCAGAACACGAGAGACCATCTTTATTATCGCCTTTACGTTTGCCGCCTTTGTACTAGGTACTACCGAATATGTCATTGTTGGATTGTTAAAAGACATTAGCGTAAGTCTCAGCATTTCGCTTGCCGCAGCCGGCGTCCTCGTATCCAGCTTCGCCATTGCATATGCCCTCGGAACGCCGTTTGCCGTTACGCTGCTCGGACGCATACCACGGCATGTTACCATTCTGACAGCGTATATAGCAGTGTTAGTGTTTAATTATTTGACCATCTTTGCCACTACGTACCCCGTCATGTTATTCATTCGCGTCATGACCGCGATGCTGTGCGGACTAACCTTATCGCTGGCGATTGCCGCGACCAGCGAGCATATGAGCGCTTCCCGCAGAGCCGGTGCGGTTGCCTGGATCATCGGAGGTTTCTCGATTGCCAATGTCCTTGGCGTTCCCGTCGGAACGCAGATCGGCCAGATGGCAGGATGGCAAACGGCTTTCATTGTTACATCATTAGTTGGGATCATCCCGCTAGCCTTGATGCTGGCCGTCATGCCCAAGAGCAATACGATTAGCGTAAGCTCCATGAAACAGCAATTTGCCTTGTTCAAGAACAGGCGAATCCGACTTGCCTTCTTCATTCCGGTCCTTGGCGTAGGCTCCGTTTTTATTGTATACACGTACATAACGCCGCTATTGGAAAATGTGATGGGGATTCCGCAGCAATGGATCAGCACTGTTCTGCTCGCTTACGGCGCTTTCACGATTCTTAGCAATTGGCTCGGGGCCAAGGTAGCACAAGGCAATTCAAGGGTTAAATTGAAAGTGATTTTCACCATCCAAGCGATGATTATGATGGCTCTTGCCCTTACCCTATCACTCCCCTGGATGGCCTTAGTGTCGTTAATGCTGGTCGCCTGCTTTTCCTTTGCACTCAGTACCGCCGTTCAGCTATACCTGATTGACCTGGCGGATGAATCTTCACCCGGCTCCAAGGACTTCGCTTCCACACTCATGCCGGTTGCATCCAATTTGGGTATCGCCATCGGTTCCCTGCTGGGCAGCCTTGTCGTGGATAACGTCGGCCTTGAATACCTGCCTTGGGCTGCAGTAGTGTTCGCTATCGGAGCATTTGCCGTTACTTCCCGCTGCCATCAGCTGGATCAAGAACAACTGGACTTAACGCTGCTGACATCAGCTAAAGCATCATAGATCGCTATTCTTCAATCCTTCTCATTTTCTGGTGAGAGGGATTTTTGGGTACCGGCCGGAAATCGGTCACTCACGTATGAACAGATATCATATCGGAGGAATCCCACAGTAATTAAGAACAGATACCTTATCGGAAGAATGACACAGTAATGAGAACAGACACCTTTTCGGAAAAATGCCACAGTAATTAAGAACAGACACCTTTTCGGAAAAATGTCACAGTAATTAAGAACAGTAACCTTATCGGAGAATGTCACAGTAATAAGAGCAGTAACCTCATCGGAAGAATGTCACAGTAATAAGAACAGTAACCTTATCGGAAGAACGACACAGTAATAAGAACAGTAACCTTATCGGAAGAATGTCACAGTAATTAAGAACAGTAACCTTATCGGAAGAATGTCACAGTAATTAAGAACAGTAACCTTATCGGAAGAATGTCACAGTAATAACGTTTTGTTTCAACGGAAAACTAATGAGAAGAAAGGAGGAACATTCAAAAAGCTTACCCGTTATGTAACGGCGTAAGTTTTTGCCTACCTCTTCTGCCTTCTGTCCGCATGTGTCACAAAAAGGCCGAGCCCCGCGTTCAACAAACAGTAATTAAGCTCAGCAGCGATTAGCCGCGTTCAGCCCCCTCGTTAGGATACGGCTACCCGGCATTGTTAACATCCACCGAGTTACAATCTTTGCGGACACTGATTCCGCTATTTCCTTGTTTCTACCCGATTCACAACAATATGCGGTCAAGAGATCCGCTATTGCGAGATTTTTTGGGGATTAGTCCGTGATTATGGTGCAATAGCGGATCCTGTGTCCGCATAAACTCCATAATCGGCCGATTTCAGTGAAATAACGGATCTTCTGTCCTCCCGGACTCCATATCGAGCGAATTTCAGCACATAGCGGGTCCTCTTCTCTCCACATGTGCCCAAAAATAGACCGATTTCCCCGTGAACAACTGTTATTCAATTCAGCGCGAATACAGATCCTCATTTCGGTAACGCCATTCGATATCGTTAACATCCAATTGGAGTTGCGATATTTGAGGACACTGGTTCCGCTATTTCCTTGTTTCTACCCATTTCACAACAATTTGCGGACAAGAGATCCGCTATTGTGAGATTTTCGGGGGATTAGTCCGTAATTATGGTGCAATAGCGGATCCTGTGTCCGCGTAATCTCCATTATCGGCCGATTTCCGCAAAATAACGGATCCTCTGTCCTCTTGATCCCCATTATGGGCGAATTCCGGTATATATAGCGTGACCTCTTCTCTCCATATGTGCCTAGAACATGCCGATTTCGGCATAATATCGATCCTCTAGCCTCATGATTCCCTTATAAGCGAATCGCAGCATGTGACGGATTCTCTTCTGCCTTCTGTCCGTATGTGTCACAAAAAGGCCGAGCCCCGCGTTCAACTATAATTCAGCTCAGCCGCGATTAGCCGCGTACAGACCCCACGTTAGGATACCGCCACCCGGTATCGTTAACATCCAATTGAGTTGCGATATTTGAGGACGGTTCCGCTATTTCCTTGTTTCTACCCGATTCACAACAATAGGCGGACAAGAGATCCGCTATTGCGAGATTTTTTGGGGATTAGTCCGTGATTATGGTGCAATAGCGGATCCTGTGTCCGCATAAACTCCATAATCGGCCGATTTCCGCAAAATAACGGATCCTCTGTCCTCTTGATCCCCATTATGGGCGAATTCCGGTATATGTAGCTTGACCTCTTCTCTCCATATGTGCCTAGAACATGCCGATTTCGGCATAATATCGATCCTCTGGCCTTTTGATCCCCTTTGGGCGAATCGCAGCATATGACGGATTCTCTTCTGCCTTCTGTCCGCATGTGTCACAAAAAGGCCGAGCCCCGCGTTCAACTATAATTCAGCTCAGCCGCGATTAGCCGCGTACAGACCCCACGTTAGGATACCGCCACCCGGTATCTAACATCCAATTGAGTTGCGATATTTGAGGACACTGGTTCCGCTATTTCCTTGTTTTTACCCATTTCACAACAATTTGCGGACAAGAGATCCGCTATTGTGAGATTTTTGAGGGATTAGTCCGTGATTATGGTGTAATAGCGGATCCTGTGTCCGCGTAAACTCCATTATCGGCCGATTTCCGCGAAATAACGGATCCTCTGTCCTCATGAACTCCATAATGTGCCGACTTTGGGCCCTCTGTCCTCCTCCACTCCATATCGATCGAATTTCAGCACATAGCGGGCCCCCTTCTGTCCACATGTGCCCAAAAATCGACCGATTCCTGCAATAACGGATCCTCTGTCCTCTTGATCTTCTTAATAGGCGCATATAGAATCGGCCTTCCACACGAAATCCATAACGGGCGAATTTCAGCATATAGCAAAGCCTCTTCTGCCCGCATGTGCCCAAAATAGGCCGATTCCCGCCTATAGCGATTCTTCCCGCACCATCCTACTGTTCAATGGATGCCCTGCTTAAGCAGCCATCTCCCGGCACGCTTTCGCACATCGAAAGCATGCTTCAACTTGTGAAGATTATATGAGGATGTTGTATTATTTCGATTCAATTGGCAAACAGAAAAGACGACTGCATCGCAGTCGTCTTTTCTTGCTCATTTTGATCATGAATCTTATTCATTTTGATCATGAATCTTGTTCATTTTGATCATGAATCTTGCTCATTTTGATCATGAATCTTGTTCATTTTGATCATGAATCTTGTTCATTTTGATCATGAATCTTGCTCATTTTGATCATGAATCTTGTTCATTTTGATCATGAATCTTGCTCATTTTGAGCATGTATTATGTTAACCAATCGTCAAAAGAATCCGCCAACCTTTGCAACTCCTGAAAGAACATGCTGGCATGATAACCATCACACACAGCATGGTGCACCTGCAATGAGACTGGAAGCAGAATACGGCCTCCCTGCTTGGTATATTTTCCGCCGGTTATGATGGGAAGAAGATAGTCTGCTTCATTGACAATGTTTAGATTAAATCCGCTAAAGCTTGCCCAGGGTATCATGGATATGGGAAACGTGTTCGGAGGTGGATTCTCTTTAACGAACAGCCCCTTTGTATCCCGATATTGCTCCATGTCCTGCTCGTAATGATCATGGAATCGATAGAAATCATTCGAAAATGCTGTCCATAAACAGGAGAACGTATGGTCATCGTTATGGAAAAAGGTATAACTCGGCGTCATTCGATCCCAGTAACCCAATTCCCCTTCGGGACTATAGGAAGTTTTGAATTCAACCCAGTCATTGACAACTCTTGTAACCATATAAATAAAAGCTGGATAAAGCTTGAATCCATTAGTTTTTAAAGAATACAGCAAGCGAGTAATGTCGATATCCACGGTGATACTGAAGGTACATTTATTCGATCGAAGATAATGCTCGTAATAAGGCTTTCTCGTCCACTCTTCAACATTAATAATGTGAAACTTCATCATTTTTGCCCTCCTAAAATAATTTCGTTCTATTTCAGGAGGGTACATCCACTGATCTAATCACACGCCATCACTCCAAAGTTACCGTAGTAGTATAGCTATTACATATTTTAACCTTTACAGTAATTCCTTTAAATTAACAATCTGTTATATCTTCAAATTTATCTGATTCTGCCCAGCTTCATTATTATAAATGATACAGCCGTCAAAAAAAATAGGTGTCTGTTTATGAGCCCACTGGGTACTTGTGCACTCAACACATGCACAGGATACGTATGATATACCAATTCAAGGGGAGGTGTTCGCGGATGGGGTGTCCATCTAGGAAGGTCAAACGCTGTCGGAAGAAAAAAATGATTCTCATACGCAAACCGAAAAAGAAAAAACGTCGATGTATTATTACCAGAAGGAAAGTGATCCGGGTAAAATGTCCACCGCCCACGATCATAAACGGAGCTGCAGGGGTACAAGGTTCACAGGGAATCCCGGGCCTACCGGGACCTCCGGGCATTCCAGGTCCACCGGGACCGCAGGGAATCCCGGGTCCTCAAGGTGCTCAGGGAGTACCAGGCCCTCAAGGCGCTCAGGGTCCTCAAGGTCTTCAAGGACCTGCGGGTGAAAGTCCAACGGATCCCTGTTTTGAAGAATTGAGGGATACTTTGCTGCAATTAGACAATCAATACATTTCGGTTTCGACTTCCGGCTTCACCGATAGTATCGAGGGTCGGATTTTGCGAACCGGAGAAGGAACGGTTATTCTTACCGGTGTATTCGGAACGCGAATCATTCCGGTATGCTCCATTAATTCCGTGGACCACGGTCCCTTCGCTTATGCTTTATTTGCTTTCAACGATGTCATCACCGTCATTAATACGGCTACAAATACCATAATGGGCTTCATACCAGTCGGAGATAGTCCAAACGATATTGTCTTCACCCCTGACGGTACTCGTGCCTATGTAACTAATTTTAGCGATGATAATGTCCAAGTGATTGATACCGCCTCCAACACCATCATCGGCCCGCCAATTCCGGTTGGAGATGGTGCCAATCGAAATGCCATCACGCCGGATGGTTCGCGGGTATACGTCACGAATTTTATTGACAGCACGGTCTCTGTCATCGAAACGACCATAAATATGGCCATCGGAACGCCAATACCCGTAGGGGCCGGTCCTAACGGAATTGCCATTACGCCGAACGGCTTGCGAGCCTATGTCGTTAACTCAACCGATGGAACCGTTTCCGTTATCGATACGGCTTCGAATACAGTACTCGGCTTGCCAATACCGGTTGGTTTATTGCCTCAGGAGGTCGCCATTACGCCGGATAGTACTCGAGCGTACGTCACCAATTTCTCAAGCGCCTCTGTCTCCGTCATCGATACCGCCTCCAACGTGGTCATTGCGACCATCCCGGTCGGAAATAACCCTACCGGAATCGCGATTATGCCTGACGGATCTCGGGCCTATGTCACGAATGCCGGCTCCGATACTGTATCCATCATTCATATTGCTGCCAACACGGTTATTGCTCCAACAATCACGGTTGGAGATAGTCCGAACGGTATCGCAATTACTCCAGATGGTACAAGAGCGTATGTAACGAATACACTGAGTCCCAACATTTCAATCATTAATACGTCATCCAACACGGTTACCTCAATACCATTAACCAATACGGGATACACGGGGATTGGCATAACGCCTATAACGATCTAGATGGTTCATAGGAATCAATAATCGATGAGGGAAGGTGTAATATGCGGAAAAATGATATACATGCTTGGATTCGAAAAGAGCTGAATGATCATCCCGATATCACAAGCGTCGAGCTTGCAGAGAAAATTCGAATTCCGCTGCATATCGTCCAGATTTTTAAAGAAAAATTAATCAAGAATGTCGATCGTACACCACTTCAAGAGCATGAGTAATACCATGTTCCTTTTCCAATACGAAGATTGAAAATATGTTGTAGTATCTGACATTAGCTGGGCACTAGCGCACGATTTCCTCGTCCTCCAATTAAAACGGAGACTCCGTATGAAAAAATACACCTAAACGCCCCACTCAGGAAAAAGAAGACACAGTGCCCAGCAGAAGGAAACGATCAAGACCATGCATTCACACCACGCGCCTTACCTCTTGTTATTCTCCTAACAACAATAAAGACTTCACTCCTCAAGCGGGTGCTCAAGTCGTGAAGCCTAATTGTAATCAGTTCTTAATGATGTGCTTCAGGCATTTGGGTAAACAGCAGGTTTACTGGCAAATTGCTCCCTGGCGCAGCCGTCAGCATGATTTCAACCTTTTGTTCGTAATCGCCTGTACGATAGAGAACCGCTTGCTCGCCAGGAGCTACCTGTCCAAGGGAATAGATCGGTACAATCGTTCCATTTACCATAGCATATCCCGAGTACTTACCGCCCCGCGGGTTAAACGAGATCAGAGTATCCGGCGCTACGCGATCCAATGTTATTTTATACAGGACACCAAAGTTACCCGTGTTGTGCGTAATGTCCCCAACCATAGGGTCCATACCTTCCAGGTTAGGGTCATCCTGATTGTCTCCAAGTACGAGACGCTCGGAATTTGCACCCACCAGTTCGGAATAATGGATGACTCGTGTTGAATCCGGATAGGTTCCACGGTTGTGAACCCCATCGCGATTCAGGATGGGCAGCGTGCTTAAAACCTTCAATGGATCCGATTTCTCATCAATCATCACGACATCGAACTGAATCGGCAGGTCGCTGTACATATCCGAGTATAGGGAAATGACATGTCCTTGCTTCATTCTCACATCGCTCAGTTCCGTCATAACCAGTTTCTGTTCGCCTGGTGCAAGCGTCACTGAAGCCCGCTTCGAATCGTCCTGCATCGATTGGAAGTAGTTCAGCACAGACTTCTTGCCTGCTGCCGTAGCGATCGGCGATGGACCAGCAAATCCCAAGTAATCTTGTCTAAGCGTTACCGGAGTGCTGTTTTTGTTCGTTGCAATAACGTACATTTTCA
This Paenibacillus sp. JZ16 DNA region includes the following protein-coding sequences:
- a CDS encoding MFS transporter gives rise to the protein MTRTRETIFIIAFTFAAFVLGTTEYVIVGLLKDISVSLSISLAAAGVLVSSFAIAYALGTPFAVTLLGRIPRHVTILTAYIAVLVFNYLTIFATTYPVMLFIRVMTAMLCGLTLSLAIAATSEHMSASRRAGAVAWIIGGFSIANVLGVPVGTQIGQMAGWQTAFIVTSLVGIIPLALMLAVMPKSNTISVSSMKQQFALFKNRRIRLAFFIPVLGVGSVFIVYTYITPLLENVMGIPQQWISTVLLAYGAFTILSNWLGAKVAQGNSRVKLKVIFTIQAMIMMALALTLSLPWMALVSLMLVACFSFALSTAVQLYLIDLADESSPGSKDFASTLMPVASNLGIAIGSLLGSLVVDNVGLEYLPWAAVVFAIGAFAVTSRCHQLDQEQLDLTLLTSAKAS
- the catA gene encoding type A chloramphenicol O-acetyltransferase, with amino-acid sequence MKFHIINVEEWTRKPYYEHYLRSNKCTFSITVDIDITRLLYSLKTNGFKLYPAFIYMVTRVVNDWVEFKTSYSPEGELGYWDRMTPSYTFFHNDDHTFSCLWTAFSNDFYRFHDHYEQDMEQYRDTKGLFVKENPPPNTFPISMIPWASFSGFNLNIVNEADYLLPIITGGKYTKQGGRILLPVSLQVHHAVCDGYHASMFFQELQRLADSFDDWLT
- a CDS encoding beta-propeller fold lactonase family protein, which encodes MRDTLLQLDNQYISVSTSGFTDSIEGRILRTGEGTVILTGVFGTRIIPVCSINSVDHGPFAYALFAFNDVITVINTATNTIMGFIPVGDSPNDIVFTPDGTRAYVTNFSDDNVQVIDTASNTIIGPPIPVGDGANRNAITPDGSRVYVTNFIDSTVSVIETTINMAIGTPIPVGAGPNGIAITPNGLRAYVVNSTDGTVSVIDTASNTVLGLPIPVGLLPQEVAITPDSTRAYVTNFSSASVSVIDTASNVVIATIPVGNNPTGIAIMPDGSRAYVTNAGSDTVSIIHIAANTVIAPTITVGDSPNGIAITPDGTRAYVTNTLSPNISIINTSSNTVTSIPLTNTGYTGIGITPITI